One window from the genome of Leucobacter aridicollis encodes:
- a CDS encoding ABC transporter ATP-binding protein codes for MIRFDAVTKTYPDGTRAVGEFSLTIPSHQTTVFVGSSGSGKTTLLRMVNRMVDPTSGTVWIDDQDVSATDPVRLRRSIGYVLQQGGLLPHRSVLDNVATVAVLNGTPKAKARALANEMLERVGLSADLGRRFPAQLSGGQQQRVGVARALVPDPNILLMDEPFGAVDPIVRRELQAELGRLQRELGKTILFVTHDIDEAFRLGDEVVVLRAGGEVAQCGTPADILASPADDFVRNFIGTETPDGQPEARKLTTREIDGKRIVFDTAGRPLGVIEQ; via the coding sequence ATGATTCGATTCGATGCTGTCACCAAGACGTATCCCGACGGCACGCGGGCGGTCGGGGAGTTCTCGCTGACAATTCCGTCGCACCAGACGACGGTGTTTGTCGGCTCCTCAGGAAGCGGCAAAACCACGCTGCTGCGCATGGTGAACCGCATGGTCGACCCGACGAGCGGAACTGTGTGGATCGATGACCAAGACGTCTCGGCGACAGACCCTGTCAGACTGCGGCGCTCGATCGGCTACGTGTTGCAGCAGGGCGGGCTGCTTCCGCACCGCTCGGTGCTCGACAATGTGGCGACAGTCGCTGTCTTGAACGGCACCCCGAAGGCAAAAGCACGCGCTCTCGCGAACGAGATGCTCGAACGTGTGGGCTTGAGCGCCGACCTCGGGCGACGTTTTCCGGCGCAGCTCTCGGGCGGGCAGCAGCAACGCGTCGGAGTCGCTCGCGCCCTCGTGCCTGATCCAAACATCTTGCTGATGGACGAGCCGTTTGGGGCGGTCGACCCGATCGTGCGGCGCGAGCTACAGGCTGAGCTCGGCAGACTGCAGCGCGAGCTCGGCAAAACGATTCTGTTCGTGACCCACGACATCGATGAAGCCTTCAGGCTCGGAGATGAGGTCGTTGTGCTGCGCGCTGGTGGCGAGGTCGCCCAGTGCGGTACACCGGCAGATATTCTCGCGAGCCCCGCGGACGATTTCGTACGCAACTTCATCGGAACGGAGACCCCAGACGGGCAACCCGAGGCACGCAAACTCACCACGAGAGAGATCGATGGCAAACGGATCGTGTTTGACACGGCCGGGAGACCACTCGGAGTGATCGAGCAGTGA
- a CDS encoding ABC transporter permease has product MKLFADAFAWLADGANWVGASGIPARIGEHLWVSVFAVGIAALIALPTGVLIGHTRRGVGAIGAVTGAARALPTLGVLTVCALWFGIGLSAPLIALVVLAIPSLLAGAYSGVQAVPSETSQAARAIGMRPAQVIWQVEVPLALPVIIGGVRAAVLQVVATATLAAYTADVGLGRYLFTGLKTRDYGQMLGAALLVIALALILEILLATLQRAAAARLTARGTAMESAAGSSPTGPETADRLAQHLTD; this is encoded by the coding sequence ATGAAGCTCTTCGCGGACGCGTTCGCCTGGCTCGCCGACGGTGCGAACTGGGTGGGCGCCAGCGGCATCCCGGCCCGCATCGGCGAACACCTCTGGGTGTCCGTATTCGCCGTCGGGATCGCGGCACTCATCGCGCTTCCAACTGGGGTGCTCATCGGCCATACTCGACGCGGCGTCGGCGCGATCGGCGCGGTCACGGGGGCCGCCAGGGCGCTGCCGACGCTCGGCGTGCTCACGGTGTGCGCGCTGTGGTTTGGGATCGGACTCTCGGCGCCGCTCATTGCGCTCGTTGTACTCGCGATCCCATCGCTGCTTGCGGGAGCCTACTCTGGCGTGCAGGCGGTTCCAAGTGAGACATCCCAAGCCGCACGTGCAATCGGGATGCGGCCCGCGCAGGTGATTTGGCAGGTCGAGGTGCCGCTGGCACTGCCTGTCATTATTGGCGGAGTACGTGCGGCGGTGCTACAGGTCGTCGCGACGGCGACGCTCGCCGCGTACACGGCTGACGTCGGTCTTGGCAGGTACCTCTTCACCGGCCTGAAGACCCGCGACTACGGGCAGATGCTCGGCGCCGCGCTCCTCGTCATCGCGCTCGCGCTCATCCTCGAGATCCTGCTCGCCACGTTGCAGCGCGCCGCAGCCGCACGTCTGACAGCGCGAGGCACCGCCATGGAAAGCGCAGCTGGGAGCTCGCCCACTGGCCCTGAAACGGCCGACCGACTCGCGCAACACCTGACAGACTGA
- a CDS encoding ABC transporter permease, with the protein MQNWPQVIDLAWAHLQLSLPAILLATLIAIPIGRLAFRYGKFGGALSSVATLLYAIPALPLLIIIPALVGVPLRSDANMIIALTLYGVALLVRSAADGFASVDTTVRDASLAIGFSRISVFWRVDLPLALPVILAGVRVVAVSTISLVTVGALIGVSSLGTLLTDGFQRGIFGEVLTGIVATIVLALVLDGLLLLLGRVLTPWRKVAA; encoded by the coding sequence ATGCAGAACTGGCCGCAGGTGATTGACCTCGCCTGGGCCCACCTGCAGCTGAGCCTCCCAGCGATCCTGCTCGCGACCCTCATCGCGATCCCGATCGGGCGGCTCGCGTTTAGGTACGGCAAGTTCGGTGGGGCGCTCTCGAGCGTCGCGACGCTGCTGTACGCGATTCCGGCCTTGCCACTGCTGATCATCATCCCAGCGCTTGTCGGGGTTCCCCTGCGATCTGACGCGAACATGATCATCGCCCTCACCCTCTATGGCGTCGCACTGCTTGTCCGGAGCGCAGCTGACGGCTTTGCATCGGTCGACACGACAGTGCGTGACGCCTCGCTCGCGATCGGGTTCTCGCGCATCTCGGTTTTCTGGCGTGTCGACCTGCCGCTCGCGCTTCCGGTCATCCTCGCAGGGGTGCGGGTTGTCGCGGTGTCGACGATCAGCCTCGTCACTGTTGGGGCGTTGATCGGCGTCTCGAGCCTGGGGACGCTCCTCACCGACGGGTTCCAGCGCGGGATATTCGGCGAGGTGCTGACGGGCATTGTCGCGACGATCGTGCTCGCGCTCGTCCTTGACGGGCTGCTGCTGCTGCTCGGCCGCGTGCTCACGCCTTGGCGGAAGGTGGCGGCATGA
- a CDS encoding bifunctional 2-methylcitrate synthase/citrate synthase, whose amino-acid sequence MTENQAAQIQKGLAGVVADFTAISKVNPESNSLLYRGYPVQELAATQPFEAVAYLLWNGELPSDAQLAELRAEERKHRALAANVKAAIDLLPLAAHPMDEVRTAVSVIGASDVSGSGSVLDAAGSPEENLARSVRLYAALPAIVAYGQRRRRGEELVEPRDDLDYAANFLWMTFGEEADEVVVDAFNRSMTLYAEHSFNASTFTARVITSTLSDLYSAVVGAIGALKGPLHGGANEAVMHIFDEIGEAEKVTAWLDEALAEKRKIMGFGHRVYKRGDSRVPTMKAALDTLVEHYDRPDVAALYDALEGEFVSRKGIYPNLDYPSGPAYNLIGFDTLTFTPLFIASRVTGWTAHIMEQTASNALIRPLSAYNGVDERHIDGYVADAEALAAAERPEERG is encoded by the coding sequence GTGACTGAGAACCAGGCAGCACAGATTCAGAAGGGCCTCGCCGGGGTCGTCGCCGATTTCACGGCGATTTCGAAGGTCAACCCAGAGAGCAATAGCCTGCTGTATCGGGGCTATCCCGTGCAGGAGCTCGCGGCTACGCAGCCATTTGAGGCCGTCGCGTACCTGCTCTGGAACGGCGAGCTGCCGAGCGATGCTCAGCTTGCCGAGTTGCGGGCGGAGGAGCGCAAGCACCGAGCGCTCGCCGCCAACGTCAAGGCAGCGATCGATCTGCTGCCGCTTGCGGCGCACCCGATGGACGAGGTGCGTACGGCGGTCAGCGTCATCGGCGCATCCGACGTGTCGGGGTCAGGATCTGTGCTTGACGCTGCAGGCAGCCCCGAAGAGAACCTGGCCAGGAGCGTGAGGCTCTACGCTGCGCTGCCCGCGATCGTCGCCTACGGCCAGCGGCGCCGACGGGGTGAGGAACTCGTGGAGCCACGCGACGACCTCGACTACGCGGCGAACTTCCTATGGATGACCTTCGGAGAGGAAGCTGACGAGGTCGTCGTCGATGCGTTCAACCGCTCGATGACCCTGTACGCCGAGCACTCGTTCAACGCCTCAACCTTCACTGCGCGCGTCATTACCTCGACGCTGTCTGACCTCTACTCGGCGGTCGTCGGCGCGATCGGAGCGTTGAAGGGGCCGCTCCACGGCGGCGCAAACGAGGCAGTGATGCATATCTTCGACGAGATCGGCGAGGCCGAGAAGGTCACCGCTTGGCTCGACGAGGCGCTCGCCGAAAAGCGAAAGATCATGGGCTTTGGGCACAGGGTCTACAAGCGTGGCGACTCGCGTGTGCCGACGATGAAGGCCGCGCTCGACACGCTCGTTGAGCACTACGACCGGCCTGACGTTGCTGCACTCTACGACGCGCTCGAGGGGGAGTTCGTGTCGCGAAAAGGCATCTACCCGAACCTCGACTACCCGTCGGGCCCCGCGTACAACCTCATCGGATTCGACACCCTCACGTTCACGCCGCTGTTCATCGCCTCGCGCGTGACTGGCTGGACCGCGCACATCATGGAGCAGACGGCGTCGAACGCGCTCATCCGCCCACTGTCGGCCTACAACGGTGTCGACGAGCGCCACATAGACGGATACGTCGCCGACGCTGAGGCCCTCGCCGCGGCGGAGCGCCCGGAGGAGCGGGGCTAG
- a CDS encoding SDR family NAD(P)-dependent oxidoreductase, with protein MQLEETTAVITGAASGLGAATAALLASRGATVVGLDLAASIEKAGEPAPGVRYVAADVTSEEDVAAALKLHAGEPPIRLVVNCAGIAPAKRILSSKGVHDLETFKRTLDINVTGTFNVLRLAAEIMAEQDAVDESGQRGLIVNTASVAAYEGQIGQIAYAASKGAVVGMGITAARDLARNGIRVNTIAPGIVATPLLEALGPEVNASLSASVPFPARLARPDEFAQLVVMIAEHDYLNGETIRMDGALRMGPK; from the coding sequence ATGCAGCTTGAAGAAACTACCGCAGTCATTACCGGTGCGGCATCGGGGTTGGGGGCGGCGACTGCCGCGCTCCTCGCAAGTCGAGGAGCAACCGTCGTCGGCCTCGATCTCGCGGCTTCGATTGAAAAGGCGGGGGAGCCCGCGCCTGGAGTTCGCTACGTCGCTGCCGACGTGACGAGCGAGGAGGATGTCGCTGCAGCGCTGAAGCTGCACGCTGGCGAGCCTCCGATCCGCCTCGTCGTGAACTGCGCGGGCATTGCGCCGGCGAAGCGTATCCTTTCGTCGAAGGGTGTGCACGATCTCGAGACGTTCAAGCGCACGCTTGATATCAATGTCACTGGCACCTTCAACGTGCTGCGCCTCGCGGCCGAGATCATGGCTGAGCAGGACGCGGTTGACGAGTCGGGCCAGCGTGGCCTCATCGTGAACACGGCATCGGTCGCGGCGTACGAGGGACAGATCGGGCAGATTGCGTACGCCGCTTCGAAGGGCGCAGTTGTCGGCATGGGCATCACTGCCGCGCGCGACCTTGCCCGCAACGGCATTCGCGTGAACACGATCGCTCCGGGCATCGTGGCGACGCCTCTGCTCGAAGCGCTTGGCCCGGAAGTCAACGCCTCACTGTCGGCTTCGGTCCCGTTCCCGGCGCGGCTCGCCCGGCCTGACGAGTTCGCGCAGCTTGTCGTGATGATTGCCGAACACGACTACCTGAACGGCGAGACCATCCGCATGGACGGCGCCCTTCGCATGGGACCGAAGTAG
- a CDS encoding ABC transporter substrate-binding protein, with amino-acid sequence MHTPSRTPRRIGALAALALAGVTLLSACAAADPLDEGEGAGGSGSDGGANQTLVVGSQDYYSNEIVAELYAQALEDGGFTVDRQLRIGQREVYMPEIEAGSIDVFPEYTGNLLQYLDADATATSADEVYSALETALPDGLRLLAQSEASDQDSYVVTSEFAKQHDLTEIGDLAGVENLTLGGNSELEKRPYGPTGLKDVYGVDVSFTPIEDSGGPLTVKALRDGQVQIVDLYSADPVFADGDLVVLADPEGLFLASHVVPVVSDKVDADAAAIIDKVSAALTAEDLQQLGAKSAQDQAPAAKIAAGWLKDNGLVG; translated from the coding sequence ATGCACACACCATCACGCACACCACGACGGATCGGAGCGCTCGCCGCGCTCGCACTCGCGGGGGTGACACTGCTTTCCGCGTGCGCGGCAGCCGACCCGCTCGACGAGGGGGAGGGGGCCGGGGGCTCCGGGAGCGACGGTGGCGCAAACCAGACGCTCGTCGTCGGCTCGCAGGACTACTACTCCAACGAGATCGTCGCCGAACTCTACGCGCAAGCACTCGAAGACGGCGGGTTCACGGTTGACCGCCAGCTGCGCATCGGTCAGCGCGAGGTCTACATGCCCGAGATCGAGGCCGGGTCCATCGACGTGTTCCCCGAGTACACGGGCAACCTCTTGCAGTATCTCGACGCCGACGCGACGGCGACTTCGGCCGACGAGGTATACAGCGCCCTCGAGACTGCGCTGCCGGACGGGCTGCGGCTGCTCGCACAGTCCGAGGCCTCCGACCAGGATTCGTATGTCGTGACGAGTGAGTTTGCGAAGCAGCACGATCTCACCGAGATCGGTGACCTCGCTGGCGTTGAGAATCTCACCCTTGGCGGAAACTCCGAACTCGAGAAGCGCCCCTACGGTCCGACAGGACTCAAGGACGTCTACGGTGTCGATGTGTCCTTCACCCCCATTGAAGATTCGGGCGGGCCTCTCACGGTGAAGGCGCTGCGCGACGGCCAGGTGCAGATTGTTGATCTCTACTCGGCCGACCCTGTTTTCGCGGACGGCGACCTCGTGGTGCTCGCCGATCCGGAGGGGCTGTTCCTCGCGTCGCACGTGGTGCCCGTGGTCTCCGACAAGGTGGACGCAGACGCTGCGGCCATCATTGATAAGGTCTCCGCGGCGCTGACCGCAGAGGACCTGCAGCAGCTCGGAGCGAAGTCCGCACAGGACCAGGCGCCGGCCGCGAAGATTGCCGCCGGCTGGCTCAAGGACAATGGCCTCGTCGGCTGA
- a CDS encoding dihydrolipoamide acetyltransferase family protein, with the protein MSDMTFPLPDVGEGLTEAEIVIWQVAPGDTVVLNQVICEIETAKSLVELPSPFTGVVTELLAEVGETVPVGQPIMRVRAEGAADQDPGADAPAKPAEAAPATPAAPAPSGASAKPAEPGAAADDEGGAVLVGYGTAGKVRSRRRSGGEPLLSTPPIPVAAASPVIAKPPIRKLAKDLGVDLTEVSGTGIGGEILRDDVVRHGSQASLFRNLSTPEVPAVREERIPLKGMRKQIAKAMVTSAFEAPHVGVFTDVDATRTMEFVRRLKTSTDFAGIKVSPLLIFAKAMLWAIRRNPEINSTFTETEIIRHHFVNLGIAAATPRGLIVPNIKEAQELSLRELAQAIEQLTITAREGRTKPEEMQQGTITLTNIGVFGMDFGTPILNPGEVAIMAMGTIKEKPWVVDGQVRPRMVTTVGGSFDHRVVDGDVISRFVADVASVLEEPALLLD; encoded by the coding sequence ATGAGCGACATGACGTTCCCCCTTCCCGATGTCGGTGAAGGCCTCACCGAGGCAGAGATTGTCATCTGGCAGGTCGCGCCTGGCGACACGGTCGTGCTCAATCAGGTGATCTGTGAGATCGAGACCGCCAAGTCGCTCGTCGAGTTGCCGTCGCCGTTCACGGGCGTCGTCACGGAGCTCCTCGCCGAGGTGGGGGAGACTGTCCCGGTCGGTCAGCCGATCATGCGCGTGCGGGCCGAGGGCGCAGCGGATCAGGATCCCGGTGCGGACGCGCCGGCGAAGCCCGCCGAGGCTGCTCCCGCGACGCCGGCTGCTCCGGCCCCGTCAGGCGCGTCGGCGAAGCCCGCCGAACCTGGCGCAGCCGCCGACGATGAGGGCGGTGCGGTGCTGGTGGGGTATGGCACCGCCGGCAAGGTCCGTTCGCGACGCCGGAGTGGGGGCGAGCCGCTGCTGTCGACGCCTCCGATTCCAGTCGCCGCTGCGTCGCCGGTGATCGCGAAGCCCCCGATCCGGAAGCTCGCGAAGGATCTCGGCGTCGACCTCACTGAGGTCTCAGGCACGGGAATTGGTGGCGAGATCCTCCGCGACGACGTGGTGCGCCATGGGTCGCAGGCGAGCCTGTTCCGCAACCTTTCAACGCCTGAGGTGCCTGCAGTTCGCGAGGAGCGGATCCCGCTCAAGGGCATGCGCAAGCAGATCGCGAAGGCAATGGTGACGAGCGCGTTCGAGGCGCCCCACGTTGGCGTCTTCACCGACGTCGACGCGACGCGCACGATGGAGTTTGTGCGGCGTCTGAAGACCTCGACAGACTTCGCCGGAATTAAGGTGTCGCCGCTTCTCATCTTCGCGAAGGCGATGCTGTGGGCGATTCGCCGAAACCCCGAAATCAACTCGACTTTCACCGAGACCGAAATCATCCGCCACCACTTCGTGAACCTCGGTATCGCCGCTGCGACCCCGCGCGGGCTCATCGTGCCGAACATCAAGGAGGCCCAGGAGCTCAGCTTGCGGGAGCTCGCCCAGGCCATCGAGCAGCTCACAATCACTGCGCGCGAGGGCCGCACGAAGCCCGAGGAGATGCAACAGGGCACTATCACCCTGACGAACATCGGCGTATTTGGGATGGATTTCGGCACGCCAATCTTGAACCCTGGCGAGGTCGCAATCATGGCGATGGGCACCATCAAGGAAAAGCCTTGGGTTGTCGACGGCCAGGTGCGGCCACGGATGGTGACGACAGTCGGTGGATCGTTCGACCACCGCGTTGTTGACGGCGACGTGATTTCTCGTTTTGTCGCCGACGTCGCCTCGGTGCTCGAGGAGCCTGCGCTGCTGCTTGACTAG
- a CDS encoding MmgE/PrpD family protein has translation MTVIHNVRVYKSEETLEREDQLAWKIAEVAVDPVEVDADVLDMIINRIIDNASVAAASLTRGPIVASRAQALSHPVSTGGKGASVFGLDAERTSPEWAAWANGVAVRELDYHDTFLAAEYSHPGDNIPPILAVAQHVGKDGRALVRAIATGYEIQMDLVRAICLHKHKIDHVAHIGPSAAAGIGTLLGLDTETIYQAVAQGLHTTTATRQSRKGEISTWKAHAPAFAGKMAVEAVDRAMRGQTSPSPIYEGEDGVIAWMLDGPDAKYAVPLPAKGEPKRAILDSYTKEHSAEYQAQAWIDLARKLHGEHPELLDVANVKSVVLHTSHHTHYVIGSGANDPQKYDPNASRETLDHSIPYIFAVALQDGGWHHVDSYTPERAHRADTVELWNKITTAEDAEWTRRYHSEDPDEKAFGGRVEIELADGTKIVDEIAVADAHPLGARPFARDNYIAKFRLLAEPVLEPAEIERFLDLVQRLPELSADEVRELNIVAKAGVIDLASAPKGLF, from the coding sequence ATGACTGTCATTCACAACGTTCGCGTATACAAGAGCGAAGAGACGCTTGAGCGTGAAGACCAGCTCGCTTGGAAGATCGCCGAGGTCGCCGTCGACCCCGTCGAGGTCGACGCCGACGTGCTCGACATGATCATCAACCGCATCATCGACAACGCCTCGGTCGCCGCAGCTTCGCTCACGCGCGGCCCCATCGTCGCCTCCCGTGCGCAGGCGCTCAGCCACCCTGTCTCCACAGGCGGCAAGGGGGCCTCGGTGTTCGGCCTTGACGCCGAGCGCACGAGCCCCGAGTGGGCGGCCTGGGCGAATGGCGTTGCAGTGCGCGAGCTCGACTACCACGACACGTTCCTCGCGGCCGAGTACTCGCACCCAGGCGACAATATCCCGCCGATCCTCGCTGTCGCGCAGCACGTTGGCAAGGACGGCCGAGCGCTCGTTCGTGCGATCGCAACCGGCTACGAGATCCAGATGGACCTCGTGCGCGCGATCTGCCTGCACAAGCATAAGATCGACCACGTCGCGCACATCGGCCCGTCGGCCGCCGCCGGCATCGGCACGCTGCTCGGCCTCGACACCGAGACGATTTACCAGGCTGTAGCCCAGGGCCTGCACACGACCACCGCGACGCGTCAGTCGCGCAAGGGCGAGATTTCGACCTGGAAGGCGCACGCTCCCGCGTTCGCCGGCAAGATGGCGGTTGAGGCGGTGGATCGCGCGATGCGCGGTCAGACCTCGCCGAGCCCGATCTACGAAGGCGAGGACGGTGTTATCGCCTGGATGCTTGACGGCCCCGACGCGAAGTACGCCGTGCCGCTGCCTGCGAAGGGTGAGCCGAAGCGGGCGATCCTCGACAGCTATACAAAGGAGCACTCGGCCGAGTACCAGGCGCAGGCCTGGATCGACCTCGCCCGCAAGCTGCACGGCGAGCACCCGGAGCTGCTCGACGTCGCGAACGTGAAGAGCGTCGTGCTGCACACGAGCCACCACACGCACTACGTCATCGGCTCGGGCGCGAACGACCCGCAGAAGTACGACCCGAATGCTTCACGTGAAACACTCGACCACTCGATCCCGTACATCTTCGCGGTCGCGCTGCAGGATGGCGGCTGGCACCACGTCGACTCGTACACCCCGGAGCGCGCACACCGCGCCGACACCGTCGAGCTGTGGAACAAGATCACTACGGCCGAGGACGCCGAGTGGACGCGCCGCTACCACTCCGAGGATCCCGACGAGAAGGCGTTCGGCGGCCGCGTCGAGATCGAGCTCGCCGACGGCACAAAGATTGTCGACGAGATCGCTGTCGCAGACGCGCACCCGCTCGGCGCGCGACCGTTCGCCCGCGACAACTACATCGCGAAGTTCCGTCTGCTGGCCGAGCCCGTGCTCGAGCCCGCCGAGATCGAGCGATTCCTCGATCTCGTGCAGCGCCTGCCCGAGCTCTCGGCCGACGAGGTGCGCGAGCTGAACATCGTTGCGAAGGCAGGCGTCATCGACCTCGCCTCCGCCCCGAAGGGACTCTTCTAA
- a CDS encoding electron transfer flavoprotein subunit beta/FixA family protein — protein sequence MKIVVLVKEVPDTYGDRKLNLETGIADRAASDTVLDEIGERALEAALSFADANEGTEVVVLTLAPEGASGSIRKALGMGAHSAVHVVDEALLGADLGLTAEVLAKAITRAGFDLVIAGNASTDGSGGAIPAMLAEHLRVPGLTGLSEVAISASAVSGVRPVDGGLQKVSADLPAVISITEALPEARFANFKGIMAAKKKPLEVVSLADLGVDAEDPAAARSIMTAVAEKPARAAGVKIVDEGDAGTQLANYLIENRLV from the coding sequence ATGAAGATTGTCGTGCTGGTCAAGGAGGTTCCCGATACATACGGGGATCGCAAACTGAACCTTGAAACCGGAATCGCAGACCGTGCAGCCTCCGACACCGTTCTTGACGAGATCGGCGAGCGCGCGCTTGAGGCGGCACTCTCTTTCGCCGACGCGAACGAAGGTACCGAGGTCGTCGTGCTGACGCTCGCACCCGAAGGGGCGAGCGGCTCGATCCGCAAAGCGCTCGGCATGGGCGCGCACTCGGCGGTGCACGTCGTCGACGAAGCGTTGCTCGGGGCTGACCTCGGCTTGACCGCAGAGGTGCTCGCGAAAGCGATCACTCGTGCGGGTTTCGACCTCGTCATCGCTGGCAACGCTTCAACTGACGGCTCGGGCGGCGCTATCCCCGCGATGCTCGCTGAACACCTGCGCGTGCCGGGCCTCACTGGCCTGAGCGAGGTGGCGATCTCAGCCTCCGCAGTTTCGGGCGTACGCCCTGTTGATGGCGGGCTGCAGAAAGTTTCCGCCGATTTGCCGGCCGTGATCTCGATCACCGAGGCGCTGCCAGAGGCGCGCTTCGCAAACTTCAAGGGCATCATGGCCGCGAAGAAGAAGCCGCTCGAGGTTGTCTCGCTCGCGGATCTTGGCGTCGACGCCGAAGATCCGGCTGCGGCACGCTCGATCATGACCGCCGTAGCCGAGAAGCCTGCCCGAGCCGCGGGCGTGAAGATCGTTGATGAGGGCGATGCAGGCACACAGCTCGCCAACTATCTCATCGAGAACCGACTGGTATAG
- the prpB gene encoding methylisocitrate lyase has protein sequence MLYSKTPPAEKRRLFRERLATGELLRFPGAFNPLSARMIEQKGFEGVYISGAVLAADLGLPDIGLTTLTEVAGRGEQIARMTDLPAIIDADTGFGEPMNVARTIQELENAGLAGAHIEDQINPKRCGHLDGKAVVDEGTATKRIRAARDARRDENFLIMARTDIRATADGPHGLELAKDRAKALVDAGADAIFPEAMRTLEEFEAIRGAVDVPLLANMTEFGKSELFTTQQLADVGMNIVIWPVSMLRISMGATGRALDTIIEEGSLKSKLDEMQHRADLYDLVDYEGYNHFDTSVFNFEVER, from the coding sequence ATGCTGTACTCCAAGACACCGCCGGCCGAGAAGCGCCGGTTGTTCCGCGAGCGGCTCGCTACGGGGGAGCTGCTGCGCTTTCCAGGCGCGTTCAACCCGCTGTCAGCCCGCATGATCGAGCAGAAGGGGTTCGAGGGAGTCTACATCTCGGGCGCAGTGCTCGCCGCTGATCTTGGCCTGCCCGACATTGGCCTCACGACGCTCACCGAGGTCGCCGGCCGCGGCGAGCAGATCGCGCGGATGACGGATCTGCCGGCGATCATCGACGCAGACACCGGCTTCGGCGAGCCGATGAACGTCGCCCGCACGATCCAGGAGCTCGAGAACGCGGGCCTCGCAGGCGCGCACATCGAGGATCAGATCAACCCGAAGCGCTGCGGCCATCTCGATGGCAAGGCAGTCGTTGACGAGGGCACCGCGACCAAGCGCATCCGCGCGGCGCGCGACGCGAGGCGCGACGAGAACTTCCTCATCATGGCGCGCACCGACATTCGCGCGACCGCCGACGGCCCGCACGGCCTCGAGCTCGCGAAGGATCGCGCGAAGGCGCTCGTTGACGCCGGCGCCGACGCGATCTTCCCCGAGGCGATGCGCACGCTCGAGGAGTTCGAAGCGATCCGCGGCGCGGTCGACGTGCCGCTGCTCGCGAACATGACTGAGTTCGGCAAGAGCGAGCTATTCACAACGCAGCAGCTCGCCGACGTCGGCATGAACATCGTGATTTGGCCAGTGTCGATGCTCCGCATCTCGATGGGGGCGACGGGCCGCGCGCTCGACACGATCATCGAGGAGGGCTCGCTGAAGTCCAAGCTCGATGAGATGCAGCATCGCGCTGACCTCTACGACCTGGTTGACTACGAGGGGTACAACCACTTCGACACCAGCGTGTTCAATTTCGAGGTGGAGCGCTAG
- a CDS encoding GntR family transcriptional regulator, producing the protein MRASDRAYATLLEEIQRGALAPGTVLGEVEQAARLGVSRTPAREAIGRLISNGLAAQLSPRVTVVSDFEADDIRALFEVRRALEENTARIAAAKGDPAVFGELADAFAAAHPESGEVAADSYYELIARFDAALDEAVDNQYFTSALRTIRTHLARARRLARDNRARLQASVAEHTLIARAIAAGDGELAAHATHVHLHNALAAILASLGTSGVSGDIHSTASPSEGTTL; encoded by the coding sequence GTGCGAGCTAGCGATCGGGCGTATGCGACCCTCCTTGAGGAGATCCAGCGCGGTGCGCTCGCGCCCGGGACCGTTCTCGGTGAGGTTGAGCAGGCGGCCCGCCTCGGCGTGAGCCGTACGCCGGCCCGCGAGGCTATTGGTAGGCTCATCTCGAATGGGCTCGCCGCCCAGCTCTCGCCGCGCGTTACTGTCGTCTCCGACTTTGAAGCCGATGACATCCGGGCACTGTTCGAGGTCAGGCGCGCGCTTGAGGAGAACACCGCGAGGATTGCGGCCGCGAAGGGTGATCCTGCTGTGTTTGGCGAGCTCGCCGATGCGTTTGCGGCGGCCCACCCCGAGAGCGGGGAAGTGGCGGCTGATTCCTATTATGAGCTCATCGCCCGCTTCGATGCCGCGCTCGACGAGGCCGTCGACAACCAGTACTTCACGAGTGCGCTCCGCACGATCCGCACGCACCTCGCCCGCGCCCGACGGCTCGCACGCGACAACCGCGCGAGACTTCAAGCCTCGGTCGCCGAGCACACGCTTATCGCCCGGGCAATCGCAGCCGGCGACGGCGAGCTCGCGGCCCACGCCACACACGTTCACCTGCATAACGCGCTCGCCGCGATTCTTGCGTCGCTCGGTACCTCCGGTGTGAGTGGCGACATCCACAGCACAGCATCACCGTCTGAAGGGACAACACTATGA